The following are encoded together in the Perca flavescens isolate YP-PL-M2 chromosome 22, PFLA_1.0, whole genome shotgun sequence genome:
- the enkur gene encoding enkurin isoform X1, with translation MSKVVYPPESVYNLIPKEEVHTKKTQRYMSKYRPAVVLEKKSTKDAMRTMGPAKVEVPSPEKYLKKHSKEPKFPEKTQRSNEDRNTCTVKKPPVPARTDNPPMGIHTKRDFIKTAAAVPMKPQPTWVDTSKGHRQLLENSGLVPKYIKKKHYGEVPVYLQQRNEEEQRTQEEYNNYVKEQREQGAMNHLSDEDRQAVLEGLKKNWDELHHEYQGLSLVTDNLSKKSQKQRLEVAMKQLENDIDLFERFKTIYIPNN, from the exons ATGTCTAAAGTTGTGTATCCACCAGAAAGCGTCTACAATCTCATTCCAAAGGAAGAGGTTCATACTAAAAAAACGCAAAG GTATATGTCCAAGTATCGTCCGGCAGTTGTTCTTGAGAAAAAGTCGACCAAGGATGCAATGAGGACAATGGGACCAGCAAAAGTAGAGGTGCCTTCCCCGGAGAAATACCTCAAGAAGCATTCAAAAGAGCCCAAATTTCCTGAAA AGACGCAGCGTTCGAATGAGGATCGTAACACCTGCACTGTGAAGAAACCACCGGTTCCTGCGAGAACAGACAACCCACCTATGGGCATTCACACCAAGAGAGACTTTATAAAGACAGCTGCAGCGGTGCCAATGAAACCTCAGCCTACCTGGGTGGACACCAGTAAGGGACATAGGCAGCTCCTGGAGAATTCAGGACTTGTCCCCAAATACATCAagaaaaag CACTACGGAGAAGTACCTGTGTATCTGCAGCAGCGCAATGAAGAAGAGCAGAGAACTCAGGAGGAGTATAACAACTATGTGAAAGAACAGAGGGAGCAGGGAGCCATGAACCACCTGTCTGATGAGGATCGACAAGCCGTCCTGGAG GGCCTGAAGAAGAACTGGGACGAGCTGCACCACGAGTACCAGGGCCTCTCCCTCGTCACAGACAACCTGTCCAAGAAGTCCCAGAAGCAGCGTCTCGAAGTGGCGATGAAGCAGCTGGAGAACGACATCGACCTCTTTGAGAGGTTCAAGACCATCTACATACCCAATAACTAG
- the thnsl1 gene encoding LOW QUALITY PROTEIN: threonine synthase-like 1 (The sequence of the model RefSeq protein was modified relative to this genomic sequence to represent the inferred CDS: substituted 1 base at 1 genomic stop codon), which produces MKSILENTCTVCFCNGISEKRLLSFAVPSMGLLNALRTVRCYLSPFPASKSWLSTKASLLGDNNILLMGPPGAGKTTVGRIVAHRLGLPLIDVDDDVLEMTWKMPVAAKLAAVGGERFLEEEGQALCNFSASGCVVSLTGSNPLHAAAMQHVKESGLVIYLDVDSEDIIQRLARMKVNRIVGQEAGASMSDILHYRKQFYEKWLDVRVLCGRGDTVEEVAEKVLKAVERYHNRVAETYVSTRSDSVASSKQETYFSDVVVEGLATNGGLYVPRNGFPNIGAREWLRLADMSYPERALVLLEKCIHPLDVSALDLRTMVFKAYGSNFSSEAVAPVKHLIHNQYVQELFHGPTASFKDLALQLMPQLFAYCLPQMCNYLVLVATXSAVLSGFSSLRGTDIHRTGVLVFFPEEGVSEIQKLQMTSYREGNARAISVLSDFDFCQRSIKRMFGECGLTGHLAVEYSTVLSTANSINWARLLPQVVYHSSAYLDLIRDGVIKFGEPIDVCVPSGNFGNAMSAVYAKRMGIPIRKVICASNHNRIITDFITTGEYDLRGRPLMLSHSPAIDILKSSNLERFIYHVSNGDGRLVKELFTRLDRQQHFQVPEPLLGRMRQDVAAGWCSEDDCLAAIQSVHTQAGYLMDTHTAVAKVVADRLQDGSCPVVLCSTAHYGKFAPAVFKALQIQNVPEDPLEQLKELGSTVSRPEIHRDMMQCLETSGRRTHTVCQAEYSVLVEEVESMMHDSFLKVM; this is translated from the exons ATGAAATCAATTTTGGAAAACACGTGTACGGTTTGTTTTTGCAACGGGATATCG GAGAAAAGGCTGCTGTCATTTGCTGTCCCCTCAATGGGTTTACTGAATGCATTAAGAACTGTCAGATGCTATCTGAGCCCCTTTCCAGCATCCAAATCATGGCTCTCCACCAAAGCCTCCCTGCTGGGGGACAACAACATCCTGCTCATGGGTCCTCCTGGAGCAGGGAAGACCACAGTAGGGAGGATAGTGGCCCACAGACTAGGACTACCTCTCATTGACGTTGATGACGATGTCTTGGAGATGACGTGGAAGATGCCCGTGGCTGCCAAGCTGGCAGCAGTTGGCGGAGAGCGTTTCCTGGAGGAAGAAGGCCAGGCTTTGTGTAACTTCTCTGCCTCAGGGTGTGTTGTTTCCCTGACAGGCTCTAACCCTCTTCATGCTGCAGCGATGCAACACGTCAAAGAGTCCGGACTGGTCATCTACTTGGATGTGGACAGTGAAGACATCATACAAAGACTCGCCAGGATGAAGGTAAACAGGATAGTGGGCCAGGAGGCAGGGGCATCCATGAGCGACATTCTGCATTACAGGAAACAGTTTTATGAGAAATGGCTTGACGTGCGGGTGCTGTGTGGAAGAGGGGACACGGTGGAGGAAGTAGCGGAGAAGGTGCTGAAAGCTGTGGAGAGATATCACAACCGCGTTGCAGAAACCTATGTGTCAACCAGGAGTGACAGTGTGGCATCGTCCAAACAGGAAACATACTTCAGTGATGTTGTGGTTGAGGGCCTAGCCACAAATGGAGGCCTCTACGTTCCCAGGAATGGCTTCCCAAACATTGGTGCTCGTGAATGGTTGAGACTAGCCGACATGTCGTACCCAGAACGAGCATTAGTTTTACTTGAAAAGTGCATACACCCATTGGATGTCTCTGCTTTGGATCTCAGAACAATGGTATTCAAGGCATACGGTTCTAACTTTTCTAGTGAGGCAGTAGCACCTGTAAAACATCTCATCCACAATCAGTATGTTCAGGAGCTCTTCCACGGCCCCACCGCCTCATTTAAAGACCTCGCCTTGCAGCTGATGCCCCAGCTCTTCGCCTACTGCCTCCCACAGATGTGCAACTACTTAGTTCTCGTAGCTACCTAAAGTGCAGTGCTCAGTGGCTTCAGCAGCCTCCGTGGCACTGACATACACAGGACCGGGGTGCTGGTGTTTTTCCCAGAGGAAGGCGTCAGTGAGATTCAGAAGCTTCAGATGACGAGCTACAGGGAGGGCAACGCCAGGGCCATCAGCGTCCTGTCAGACTTTGACTTCTGTCAGAGAAGCATTAAGAGGATGTTTGGGGAGTGCGGGCTGACCGGGCACCTCGCTGTAGAGTACAGCACAGTCCTCAGCACCGCCAACTCCATCAACTGGGCGCGGCTGTTGCCACAG GTGGTTTACCATTCTTCAGCCTATCTGGATCTAATCAGAGACGGTGTTATCAAGTTCGGTGAGCCCATTGATGTTTGCGTCCCTTCTGGTAACTTTGGCAATGCCATGTCAGCAGTGTACGCCAAGCGAATGGGCATCCCGATAAGAAAAGTAATCTGCGCGTCCAACCACAACCGCATCATCACGGACTTTATCACCACAGGCGAGTATGATCTCCGGGGACGGCCTCTGATGCTCTCCCACTCCCCGGCTATAGATATCCTGAAATCCTCCAACCTTGAGAGGTTTATCTACCACGTCTCAAACGGAGACGGCCGTCTTGTCAAGGAGCTGTTCACACGCTTAGACAGACAGCAGCACTTTCAGGTTCCCGAGCCTCTTCTTGGCAGGATGCGGCAGGACGTGGCGGCCGGCTGGTGCTCGGAGGACGACTGCTTGGCCGCCATCCAGAGCGTTCACACACAGGCGGGCTACctcatggacacacacaccGCTGTTGCTAAAGTGGTGGCCGATAGGCTGCAGGACGGTTCGTGCCCCGTGGTGCTTTGTTCCACCGCTCACTACGGGAAATTTGCTCCCGCTGTGTTCAAAGCCTTacaaatccaaaatgttcctgAGGATCCCCTTGAGCAGCTGAAGGAGCTCGGATCGACTGTATCCAGACCTGAAATACACAGAGACATGATGCAATGCCTGGAGACAAGTGGCAGGAGGACACACACCGTTTGTCAGGCTGAGTACAGTGTGTTGGTAGAAGAGGTGGAGAGCATGATGCACGACTCCTTCTTGAAAGTTATGTAG
- the enkur gene encoding enkurin isoform X2: MSKYRPAVVLEKKSTKDAMRTMGPAKVEVPSPEKYLKKHSKEPKFPEKTQRSNEDRNTCTVKKPPVPARTDNPPMGIHTKRDFIKTAAAVPMKPQPTWVDTSKGHRQLLENSGLVPKYIKKKHYGEVPVYLQQRNEEEQRTQEEYNNYVKEQREQGAMNHLSDEDRQAVLEGLKKNWDELHHEYQGLSLVTDNLSKKSQKQRLEVAMKQLENDIDLFERFKTIYIPNN, encoded by the exons ATGTCCAAGTATCGTCCGGCAGTTGTTCTTGAGAAAAAGTCGACCAAGGATGCAATGAGGACAATGGGACCAGCAAAAGTAGAGGTGCCTTCCCCGGAGAAATACCTCAAGAAGCATTCAAAAGAGCCCAAATTTCCTGAAA AGACGCAGCGTTCGAATGAGGATCGTAACACCTGCACTGTGAAGAAACCACCGGTTCCTGCGAGAACAGACAACCCACCTATGGGCATTCACACCAAGAGAGACTTTATAAAGACAGCTGCAGCGGTGCCAATGAAACCTCAGCCTACCTGGGTGGACACCAGTAAGGGACATAGGCAGCTCCTGGAGAATTCAGGACTTGTCCCCAAATACATCAagaaaaag CACTACGGAGAAGTACCTGTGTATCTGCAGCAGCGCAATGAAGAAGAGCAGAGAACTCAGGAGGAGTATAACAACTATGTGAAAGAACAGAGGGAGCAGGGAGCCATGAACCACCTGTCTGATGAGGATCGACAAGCCGTCCTGGAG GGCCTGAAGAAGAACTGGGACGAGCTGCACCACGAGTACCAGGGCCTCTCCCTCGTCACAGACAACCTGTCCAAGAAGTCCCAGAAGCAGCGTCTCGAAGTGGCGATGAAGCAGCTGGAGAACGACATCGACCTCTTTGAGAGGTTCAAGACCATCTACATACCCAATAACTAG
- the LOC114549014 gene encoding uncharacterized protein LOC114549014 produces the protein MAKIRSRDFLVWTDDEVELLLKVTQEYKEDRAAVNVDWESLQTKYGDIFERYQENYPSLEEAKAMGKEYPHSRNEITKVQLATKIKAIRIRYRQAINSGRRNGHGRVILLFFELCRSIWGGTLATRAISQDIKTDDDMAVETVKSIGSSPDAGLLSMLGRDGVAEDAITAEIMGSQHQRLDATPSGFRRKKLKRKLSTDSIAEDDLDIQRRLLRRLEANHEEFMQKMDRWSSMMDRMNSNIELLVQHIVGSGATDKTPRYIWDAKNGEVSLVHECRCGN, from the exons ATGGCCAAAATTAGGTCGAGAGATTTCCTTGTTTGGACCGACgacgaggtggaactgttactgaaagtaACACAGGAGTATAAGGAGGACAGGGCGGCAGTAAACGTAGATTGGGAGTCATTGCAAACGAAATATGGCGACATTTTTGAGCGGTACCAGGAGAATTATCCATCTCTGGAGGAAGCCAAGGCAATGGGAAAGGAGTACCCACACAGCAGGAATGAAATCACAAAAG TTCAATTGGCTACCAAAATTAAGGCCATACGGATCCGATACAGGCAAGCAATTAACTCAGGTAGAAGAAATGGCCATGGGCGGGTAATCCTGCTCTTTTTTGAGCTCTGTCGGTCCATTTGGGGAGGAACTCTTGCTACTCGTGCAATATCCCAGGATATCAAGACAGATGACGATATGGCGGTAGAGACCGTGAAATCGATCGGCAGCTCGCCTGATGCTGGGTTGTTGTCCATGCTGGGCAGGGATGGAGTTGCAGAGGATGCCATTACTGCAGAGATTATGGGAAGTCAACACCAGAGACTCGATGCTACCCCTAGTGGCTTCAGGAGAAAGAAACTCAAAAGAAAACTGTCCACGGATTCCATTGCAGAGGATGATCTGGACATTCAGAGGCGGCTTCTTCGACGATTAGAAGCAAACCACGAAGAGTTCATGCAGAAAATGGACCGGTGGTCATCTATGATGGACCGTATGAACTCCAATATTGAGCTGCTGGTGCAGCACATTGTGGGTTCAGGTGCCACTGACAAGACTCCACGTTACATATGGGATGCTAAAAATGGGGAAGTGTCTTTGGTGCATGAATGTAGGTGTGGTAACTAA